The Garra rufa chromosome 23, GarRuf1.0, whole genome shotgun sequence genome includes a region encoding these proteins:
- the zpld1a gene encoding zona pellucida-like domain-containing protein 1a, which yields MERLCVILLLVSKTFMVNAQFNGFNCDANFHSRFPAERDISVYCGVQTITLKINFCPVLFSGYTDIDLALNGRHGDAHCRGFINNNTFPTVVLFSISLSTLEACGNSLVVSTAQGPNAYGNLSLVQIGNIAGYIDTPDPPTVISYLPGLLYKFSCSYPLEYLVNNTQLASSAAAISVKDSNGTFVSTLNLLLYNDSTYVHHLSIPVSGLTLKTRVFAAVKATNLDRRWNVLMDYCYTTPSGNPNDELRYDLFFGCDKDPQTTVFENGKSQMGRFSFEVFRFVKHKNQKMSTVFLHCVTKLCRSDDCPLLLPICGKRKKRNTSERTGVASDNAVMTAGPIITRSDETPTNNSQIAQLNTSPFKMNSVTSALISAIAILAVMSICFFILSLSLLRGKYTPPTPLSGTHNPALS from the exons ATGGAACGTTTGTGTGTAATTCTCTTGCTTGTAAGTAAAACTTTCATGGTGAATGCGCAATTCAATGGGTTCAACTGTGATGCCAACTTCCACAGCCGCTTCCCCG CTGAGCGGGACATCAGCGTGTATTGTGGAGTCCAAACCATAACGTTGAAGATTAATTTTTGCCCGGTGCTTTTCTCTGGCTACACTGACATTGACCTGGCACTGAACGGGCGTCACGGGGATGCCCACTGCCGAGGGTTCATCAACAACAACACATTCCCGACGGTCGTGCTGTTCAGCATCAGTCTCAGCACGCTGGAAGCTTGCGGAAATTCACTTGTG GTCTCCACAGCTCAGGGGCCCAACGCCTATGGGAATCTCTCCTTGGTCCAGATTGGGAATATAGCAGGATACATTGACACTCCGGATCCCCCGACAGTCATCAGCTACCTACCAGGACTGCTTTACAAGTTCAGTTGTAGTTACCCTCTGGAATACCTGGTCAACAATACACAGCTTGCTTC GTCAGCTGCAGCGATATCAGTGAAGGACAGCAATGGCACATTTGTGAGCACGCTGAATTTACTTCTATACAAC gacTCTACGTACGTCCATCACCTTTCCATCCCCGTGTCTGGACTCACTCTGAAAACGCGAGTGTTCGCCGCTGTAAAAGCCACCAACCTAGACAGGAG GTGGAATGTTTTGATGGACTACTGTTACACGACTCCCTCTGGGAATCCTAATGATGAGCTCCGATACGACCTTTTCTTTGG ATGTGATAAGGACCCACAGACAACGGTATTTGAGAACGGGAAGAGCCAGATGGGCCGCTTCTCCTTCGAGGTGTTCCGCTTTGTCAAGCACAAGAACCAGAAAATGTCCACCGTCTTTCTGCACTGTGTGACCAAGCTGTGTCGCTCTGACGACTGCCCTCTGCTCTTGCCT ATCTGTGGTAAAAGGAAGAAAAGGAACACGTCGGAAAGAACTGGCGTGGCCTCTGACAATGCAGTCATGACTGCCGGGCCCATTATCACCCGAAGTG ATGAAACTCCCACCAATAATTCTCAAATAG CACAGTTAAACACCTCTCCATTCAAAATGAATTCAGTGACGAGCGCCTTGATTTCTGCCATCGCGATCCTCGCCGTTATGAGCATCTGTTTCTTCATCCTGTCTCTGTCGCTGCTGAGAGGGAAATATACACCACCAACACCTCTGTCAGGAACCCACAACCCAGCGCTCAGCTAA